The segment TGCCCTCCAGCGTTTGGGCCACTCCTCCTCATTGACAGACAGCTTGAAAAGCCAAATGTTGAAtgccaaatggaaaagatgaaatttaaaatgccAAATGGTAAAGTGAAAATAGGCACCACTGTCACATTTCACTGCAGACAGATGCTGTTAATGAAGGGCAGGctgttaaataatgaaatataaaacagagtGAACTGTTGGCTCACAGATTCAACACTTTTTAACAGATAACAGTACTGTTGTTCAGGAGTTCCCGtatgatataaaaaaagacagaccaGAATGATGCTGAGCCAAGCTTTAATCAGAAATGCTTTACAGAATGATGGAGTACAATAACATGAGTACATGAAACCTCCTTTATCCTTATTTAACTTTACTAAAGTAAATACAGAATGTTACTATAAACTGGTAACTGCATGAAAATGATCAATAACCTTCAGTGATAGTTTCCTATCAGCTCAAAGTGACATGAGGGGTTCAATTCAATGACTCTCTCAATGGTAAGAGAAGGTACAAACACTGccggggtcagaggtcacatccTCTGTGAGTGGTTGGGTGAACTGTAATTTAGGATTCAAGACAAACATACCAAGATACAAATCTGTAgattaaacaaccacatatCAAACCAgccaaacatttatttattcttttcacACTGTGGCTTTTTAATTAGAGTTGAGTCAACACATCTACTCACCCAGCACCAAATctctaatttaattttttttttttaatttaacagaataaattataattataaaaatacatttgtgatcTGTGTAACACCTATAAATAGAAAATTGGAAAACTGAGTTCaaatttccaaatgttatttttcatccaTCAGATCAATGTATAATTAAGATTTAGGAActgtttttgaatttattttttaaatcgaTGGATTGTTggatagaaaaatgtaaatatgaaaatctgaTAATTTCTGAACAATTCAAACCAATGACAGGAAATTACCTCAAAACTGAGTCAGGTTTAccagtaaaaatgaaagtaatgaaAATGCTGAAGAGCAGCTTTGCATAGTGCAGATAATCTTGAGGGTGAGGGTGTTCAGGTTCTAATGAATCCATTTGATCTGAATCACTTTGGTCCCCAGAACTTTTCTACCCTCTGACACCTCTACCTCAACCCCTGCTGTGGCTGGGACAAGTTTATGCATCGTAATCAACGCATTGCTCTGTAACCTCTCCACCACTGGAGCAGCTAACACACTGAAAACCAGCATTTTGGGGTTTATAACAGCGAAATACGTTCGCAAGACCCCCAATATAGTTCCCGATATTCCTGAGGGCTTCTTTTAATTTACCTTCAGCAATGTTCTTCCCTCCTTTATTGGGCTTGAATactttttcaaacacaaatacatggTTCCCCCATTTCCCTCCTTTAATCACAGCTTCAGTCCTGTTAAGGATATTATAAGGGCCATTTGGATTTGCACAATGATCATTACACGGGGAGTCACTGGCAAAGATGACCAACATATCACCCTCTTCGTTTACCAGACTTAAGTTTGTTAGAAGACGCGACTCTGCATGAATTCGACTATGATTAAGTTTTAGGGCGAAAACTAGTCTGTCAGTTTTGTACAATCCAGCTTCACGAATCTGCTTTATGTTGTCCTCTGTTAGTTGCGGCACTTTCTGTGGGTTATATGGGTCATCCTTGGGCATGCTTACAGCCACACTGTACACTCCAGTTATCTGGTTCCTgtcaaaaaacagaacagaagtaaccaagtacatttattcaagtactgtacttaagtacaattttgaggtacttgtacttttcttgagtatttccattattgttattgtactTTTTGCTGGACCACATTTATCTTTACTTTTGAAATTATAattatacattaaaaaacatacatgttaaacttttaaaatacaacacattgttaaagatgaaaccagtggtttccaacctttctagcttttgacgtcttacaaaaagcagtgtgtagtcggggtcacatttcacatgtctatgagttgttaacagctccaccaaatagtgatttttccctctaaacttctcacatgctttcatttcaataaatgttcaaatgatccaatatttcagcaaaaattaaagattagagaaaaagtccaaaaaactgaaaacagatttgtgtatcagaactttgttttttcttctttcctctcccattaatcatctcatgacccctcagatttatctgctgaccctttggaggggcccgacccctaggttgggaaccactggactaaactagctaactgtatataaagtagtgtaaactagctccacctccagcagctacaacagtaacatgctgctctaacactgatgcttcactattaataatctaatgatgtcatatataataatatatcagtcagagggaccaaaccactacttttactgcaatactttaactacatcaagctcataatacttatgtacttttactgcaatactttaactacatcaagctcataatacttatgtacttttactgcaatactttaactacatcaagctcataatacttatgtacttttactgtaatacattttgttgctaatacttatgtaggATTTCTACgcagtaaatatatatatattacagtgctgcttacacattgatgCAACAGTATAATGTTTTCATAATatttagtgtatatatatgtcaTAGGGCAGATTTTCTGCTAaataattacttttactttttaatactttaagtaaacTTAACTGATAATACTTCTGCACTTTTACtaagttgtattttttaacGTTGTGTATTAGTACTTGTACTCAAGTAATGGATCTGAGTTCTTCTTCCACGACTGCACAACATaataatatcaaacacatttttctgaaaCTTAAAAGGATGTTGACTCACCCTGTGATATTCCTTATCTTTTGTATAAGAGTAGCCAGCTTGTTCTGGTCCACCTCAGccaaacatccagcagacagaaagaaggtCAGTGTCACAGTGATCCACCACAGGTTGGCCATctgcaaacaaacattaataatagAGCACATTATCATTACTAAGATCCCATTTAGCCACTTTATGCAGGCTCACATGATAACAGCATCTAAAGTCACATTGAAATTCCACTAAAATTAGCCCttgttctctcttctctctttcaacagggagaaaaacagctgcaagtCGGGAACCAGTGGGGTGGGAAACCTGTTGTTGCCCTGTGTCACATCCTGCCCTTAAAACCagaacacaaacatttacattctCACCTTGCTTGCTACTGTTTCATGCTATAATAcacacaaattgtcatttttttactaAAATCCAATCTGTTATCCTCCAGCGTTTGTCTTTTACCTTTGAGATTGATGTCTGATGGATGCTCTGAAGTCGTCCACTTCTTCTGTGTTTGAAGGTAAAGTGTTGCTGCAGtgagcacagacagagagaacagacacttttaaagagaagagaaggactATGGTCAAACCCTTTAGAGTGGTGCTGTGCCCTTATTTGAACATTCAAATTCTTGCTCTTGAATTTATTCAGAACTGAAGATTAAGAACAAGAGACGATAGGATGCTATCAGTGAAGGGAGCTTTGAAGTTAGACTGACATGATAACCCACAACACCCCTCACTTTGTAGGTTCCTGGAGATGTAATGTGTATCCTCGGAGCCTGAGATCCTTAGAGGCTGTTTTTAATGCGCTGCATGGGAACATACATCACCTTCTGTGCAGGATGACAAGTTTGGCCTGAGGGTGTTGACAGAGGAAAGGCCATAATCAGCTAATCTAATTGACTGCACTTAAAGGACAtcttcataatttttcaagtctgttttaaaacaacagtcaggtgtccatatgaacagtgaaagaggttttcctcgctgtaatcattcctcctgttcatactggatattaaaagatccttcaaatgtgctttcaatggaagtgatggaggccaaaatccacagtgtgtccacacagtcatttaaaagttgatgtgaagcttatataaggcttcagcagtctgagttagtcatatcaagtggatatctgacacatttacagtctttttaacatcaaattccctctttgtgtttcctcggacagtgtttccctgttgagctgcaggtggaagaatagtaacaaaaagagggactttggcactaaaaagactgtaacgttgaaagatatctacttgatttgactcatttggacgctgaagcttcatattagcttcagataaatttttaaatacatttttgcacagaaggaggactgtggattttgtcctccatcacttacattgtaagtgtattatgaagggatcttctaatggtcagtatgaacacgaggaatgattacagcaagaaaaacatgtttcactgttcatttgggctcctgactgttgttttaagacacacttgaaaaactgtgaacctgtcctttaaagatCAGCTGCACTTAATGCTCAGCTGAGGTTGTCACGTTATGGTATCAGCACATTAAAACGCTTACAGTTAACCTTTCAACATGCTGCTTTCAGTGTATAATGTTTGACATGCTAACACGATAGAAGCGCTGTAATTATGCGTACTTCACGTAGTTGTAGGGCTGTTAAAGGTCAGCACCAACAGAAAGAGAGTGACGCCCGCACACTTACTCCAAAGCCAGTTATTattaaaaatttgaaaaataaatttaaaatgttaacatgatAACGTGCTAAAGTAGATTTATCTGTCTTTGGAGTTTGTATTTTGCTCCTTTGTGAAGGATGGCAGCTGTTGTCAGTTTGGATCACAACAGTTACAATGACTTCAAACCCAGAgtccaaaaatgtcagaatgtgcCAATATATCCAAACCATATAAACATCTCAAACCACTCCCACAGCATAACCCATTTCTCCGCTATTAAATATAGTATGTTACCCACACTCATACTCTCATTGACTGCTTCCTTGTCATGCTGTC is part of the Thunnus albacares chromosome 3, fThuAlb1.1, whole genome shotgun sequence genome and harbors:
- the LOC122974019 gene encoding uncharacterized protein LOC122974019, yielding MANLWWITVTLTFFLSAGCLAEVDQNKLATLIQKIRNITGNQITGVYSVAVSMPKDDPYNPQKVPQLTEDNIKQIREAGLYKTDRLVFALKLNHSRIHAESRLLTNLSLVNEEGDMLVIFASDSPCNDHCANPNGPYNILNRTEAVIKGGKWGNHVFVFEKVFKPNKGGKNIAEGKLKEALRNIGNYIGGLANVFRCYKPQNAGFQCVSCSSGGEVTEQCVDYDA